AATATCTAAACCTCTTGCAGCAACGTCAGTGGCAACCAAGATTGATCTTCTGCCCGCTTTGAACAAGTCTAAGGCACCGGttctttgattttggtTCAAGTCACCGTGTAGTGCAGTGGCACTAAACTGTAGTAAGTTGGCAAGACCAGATATCCTTTCAGCATTAGCTTTTGTTCTGGTGAAAATAATCATCGATTTACCTATGAACTCATTGAGCAAATAAACTAGGTAAGTGTCCTTAACACCACCGGGGACAACCATTAGTGTTTGCACCAATGTGTCAACAGTTTGGTACTTGGTCGATACAGCACACTTGACAGGGTTTGTCAAACTGGCTCTTTGCAATTTATCAATCTTGGAGGTCATGGTAGCGGAAAATAAGTAAGTAGTTCTACCCTGGGTTGGGATAATTTTCAATATTCTGTCTAATACCGGACCAAACTCCATGTCTAGCAGTCTGTCTGCTTCATCCATAACTAGGTATTTTAAATTTCTTAGGGAAAAGCCACGAgtattttccaaatggtCCATCAGTCTACCGGGAGTACCAATAATAATATGGGGCTTTCTCATCAAATCTCTAGCCTGGTCCATCATATTCATACCACCAACTATACAAACAGATCTGACCCCCATTAAGGAACCCAAAGAGTCAAAGGTTTCCTTGATCTGTTGAGCCAGCTCTCTTGTGGGGGATAAAATACAAGCGTAGTATGGTTGCTGGTCGTGCCACAGACTGTTCAGAATAGGAATCGCAAATGCAGCAGTCTTACCTGATCCTGTTTGGGCTAAACCAATTATGTCTTTACCCTTTAAGGCAGGCGGAATTGATCTAGACTGGATCGGCGTAGGTTTAGAGTAGTTTAGGTTCTTACAGGCTTCAAGTAGTTCAGGGACCAAATTTAGCTCTTCAAACGATTCAAAGGActcctcatcatcatcatcctgGGTTGAAACGTCCGCGTTCTTTTCCGCTTGTTTAGACGACGGTTTAAAATCAGAGACCCCATCGCTATgcacttcttcatcattgGTTGATATCTTCTTTTGGTTTTCTAAAGCCTTGGCCTTGATCTTCGCGACCAATGAGGCGGTTTCCTTTGTCGCCTTTGATTTCTTACGGATCTTATCACCAGCCATGCTAATTTTCTTGTTGGCGATGCTCAGACGGTGTAAGTGCTCatctcaaaattttccaaaattttcattATTTGACTTTTAAACTCAATATCCGTCAACAGTGATGCATAAAGGTTCAATGAGAAGCTACTTGAAAGTAAGCAATAAACTAGGAAGCCTGCAGTTTTAGGGTTCCAGAAGCAAGTTATAATTGCGAGTATATGCACTAGAAAATTGCGTCATGCAATGGGCAGAAATTCTTGCCGAGACTGCTCAAGTTGTGGCTTTCAGCTGCAAGTTTTTGAGATTTCTTAGCAAACCAGCTTTTGATGCATTTGTAATGGAAAACACATAAACATTCCAGTCTGCCAACTTTCTGTCCCGGCATCATTGCTTCAAAACATATGGGACATTCTTCGTAATCCTCCTCTCTTatgctttcttttttctgaCCGTGGGGGACAGGTACTTTGTAAATTAGCATTCTGTTCTTAACTGTAGGACAGGCGTTGGCCGCAATATGTGCGTTGACATCCACATTTTCAGCGGCTACGTCGATATTatgatgttgttgaatgTTTTCTGCTCGTCGTATACAATCTTCGATGTGAGTCTCTATGATATGACTATCGTGGCTTTCTGTTATCTTCGTGAAGTCTATATTGCAAATAGGACAGTGGCTTTCCTCTGCATTATTCTCGTCCCGCTCGTCTGAAACCTGATTGGTGGGAACAGTATGGTCTATTGGGGACGATATCGAGAGAGGGGTGGCTGATGCTTCACAGACAGGTTCTATCGTTCCCTGATCTGTGTCCGAGTTAGCCTCAGATCCACCCCGGTGTTGTTCCATTGTTTTTATTAGTAGGTGAGCACTCTTTAGGTTATTGTAGCACGATACACATGTTCGGTATGGGGCTAACTCGGTATCATATTTTGACCTCCTGACTACTTTAATTCTTTCCGTATCATACTTGCAGAACTGGTGAGCACATTGACCACAAAATACTTTCCCACAGCATCTACAATGATGTTTTCGAACCCAAAAGGAGAACTCGAAATAACAGTTTGGGCATCGGGTGACATCCCCATCGGCTTGCCAAAACGCAAAATTGTTGGTGTATATAGCGCCTGGTCTCTCCAGGTCcgccattttttttgttcactcTGTCGTGATAACTGTAAGAAGCAGCAACAGCCTGTGATAACTTAACAAGATCGGTAACTTTCGTCTATTAATGCACTTGTCCCTGCATCCAATTTAGACTCACCGATAAATGTCCTCTTTCAAATTATTTTCTCGATTAGataaaaaaacagagaTGAGATCAGGTACAGCAGTATAACAATTGGTCATAGTGATTTCTGCAAGGGGTGGGGTTGTAAACATGACAATCAAGGCTGTTAGATTGTGGAGCCGACAGATTAATGCATTTGTTGATGATACACTAGTCAAAAACTTCAATGAATTGGTAGGTGGTGTGAATGTTTCCTCGAATGGTACTCAACTCGGAGAGCATTTGCTTTACTTCAATCCAATGTGGAAACCTTTGAGTCAAGATGGATACTTTCAATGCATTACCCCCAGTGAACTTTTACAAGATCATACCCTTCGATACAAGAGACGTGTATGGGCTGGTGGTACATTACAACAAAACGGGCCTCTTAGATACATGACGCAGTACAACTGTGAAGAGGTAATAAGTTCCATAAAGACTCTGAAGAGTGGTACTTTTGTTACTATGAAGAGGCAAATACGAGACACACAGTCATCCGTAACTGTTATTAAAGAGCTCAGAACACTTCTGTATACAAATAAATCCCCACAAGTCATTACATACCCGGTTGGGCAGGAAATATTTTCTCCATTTGCTAAATTTACATTCCATGAAATGGATGTTATACAATATAGCCAGCTCACTTTGAACCCCCATCGAATTCATTGGGATAAACTATACTGCCAAAATGTGGAAAAGTACAAGGATATCGTTGTCCAAGGTCCCTTCATATTACAGATAATGCTTAGGTCCATCAAAGAGCATTCATTTCTTGGTGCAGTCGATATTGCCACAATCAAATACAGAAACGTTAACTTCGTATATCCAGAGACAGAGCTCCAAATATGCGTTGACAGTACCAAAAAGACCTTTTACATGAGAGATGTTTTGGATACCTCAAAGATCTATGCTATCTTACAGATTCTTAATTAAAAGTACATATGGAACAGAGCGCATGTAGATGGACACTCTAAGGTTTCCTTACAACTACACGCCTGTGCCCCTCATTTTCTCACCGTTGATGACATCCGCACCTAACGATTCCATAACTTCTCTTTCGATCAAAGACCCGACGTTTCTGTAAACCATACTGGATTCGTACGCGCTAATTATTCTTTCTTGCGTAATACCAATCTCGCAAAATGCTAGTGCTTTTATGACATTTGCATAACGTGTTATCGTAAGTTTAATGCTGTCGCTTATATTCGGGTCGTTTTTGTCAGAATATATTTGCCAAGAAGATTCCTCTTCCAACCTGGTGATAGAAACGTTAGTCGTTGGGTTTAACGATACAGCCCCGGTTGGACCATTGGTACCTTTTGGTGTTGATGCACCTCCAGCAGCTCCAACGGAGTTTAGATCTCGCGCCAAGTCCATTTGGGAGGTTTTCCTCAACCAAATGTAACCGTTGACACCCAGCACAACGGTGACATTACCTGGTAGATTGTGAGTATGGTTCTTAGATTTTACAATCAACGAGCTTGCCACGCCGCAAAATTGACCATCACGCAATTTTCCGTACTTCAAAGATCTTGTGTGCAAAGAAGCACTACCATCTTGGAATAAAGATTGCACTTCAGCGTTCAACAGATCTCCCTCTTTCAAGAAACTCCGCATCTGCAATTCATCGTTTTCAGATTTTCTCCTCAGGATACCACCGGGCAGGTTAACGGAACCTAACATCAGCACGGCATGTTGCTTGGCACCTATATCGACCTTCCATCTTTTGTTACCCACTTCGCTGATCCGACCAACAACATGGTCACCCGTCTCGGGGGCGTATCTTCCTTTCAACGGCACTACAGATAAAAGTTTATTGACTTTAGAAACTGTACCCACAACAGAAGAGTAGGTCACGTTGTCTAGGAAGTAAGTACCATGACCTCTCATCCACACAGGGTCATCGGTAATCAGTTCCCCGGGGGTAACAATTGGAGAGTCAGTGTCTCTTCTTGATATAGAATTCTCTTCATCAGCATCTGACATCATTTCATCTTCGCTGCTTAAGTCTATCCTGTCGCCATTGAAGGCTGCatcgttttcaaaaacgCCTTTTCTCTTCACTACTGTTATGACCTCTGACATTTCTATTCAAAGGCCTCGATGGAAACTGGATTGCTATACAAACACAACTGTTAACTCGCCTCCATCCAGCTCATCTCCTGTATGCTACTTACAATacagtgaaaaaaaattcaagaaaaaaattatgaacttcaaaagttccaaaaaaaaaaaatgcgAATTCTGTGGATCGAACACAGGACCTCCAGATAACTTACTTTGTTTGACCGAAGTTTAAACTCTTCAGTCTGGCGCTCTCCCAACTGAGCTAAATCCGCAATAATTATAaattttttaaaattttGGTAAACTTTATATAATTATTTAAATACAGAAGTTGGTATTATACTTGTATGTGTTAGGTTTCCGTGACATAAAGAAGCATTAATCATAGAGTAACTAAGTTTATCAGTTAGGTTTTTACCGCGGTTGTACTTTAATACATTTTTCGGGGAACTTTCATTCTCTCAGACCTTTCAAAATATAAGGCCGGTTTCTACGCTCTAAACCTGGAGGGCTTGTAAGTGCTTATTTTCATGTCAATTAAGGTATTTTTGAAGAGTGCATCTCTTCAAGCAAATACGACCTCGTGCCGGATTGTTTAATGTCCGAGGAACAGTCATAATTGGGTTTACATGGGAAACTACAATAATTCAAAAATTAAGTGAattgttggaaattatagGTCCAAGCCCTATAATCTTCCTAGATataagtacatttttgtctcatgtgaaaatggagaattGTCACAACGGTATTTTTCattggaaaaatatatttgaagatatctctAGATAGTATTGTGTACACt
The genomic region above belongs to Huiozyma naganishii CBS 8797 chromosome 2, complete genome and contains:
- the PIB1 gene encoding phosphatidylinositol-3-phosphate-binding ubiquitin-protein ligase (similar to Saccharomyces cerevisiae PIB1 (YDR313C); ancestral locus Anc_5.339), which encodes MADLERPGAIYTNNFAFWQADGDVTRCPNCYFEFSFWVRKHHCRCCGKVFCGQCAHQFCKYDTERIKVVRRSKYDTELAPYRTCVSCYNNLKSAHLLIKTMEQHRGGSEANSDTDQGTIEPVCEASATPLSISSPIDHTVPTNQVSDERDENNAEESHCPICNIDFTKITESHDSHIIETHIEDCIRRAENIQQHHNIDVAAENVDVNAHIAANACPTVKNRMLIYKVPVPHGQKKESIREEDYEECPICFEAMMPGQKVGRLECLCVFHYKCIKSWFAKKSQKLAAESHNLSSLGKNFCPLHDAIF
- the HTD2 gene encoding hydroxyacyl-thioester dehydratase HTD2 (similar to Saccharomyces cerevisiae HTD2 (YHR067W); ancestral locus Anc_5.341), translated to MTIKAVRLWSRQINAFVDDTLVKNFNELVGGVNVSSNGTQLGEHLLYFNPMWKPLSQDGYFQCITPSELLQDHTLRYKRRVWAGGTLQQNGPLRYMTQYNCEEVISSIKTLKSGTFVTMKRQIRDTQSSVTVIKELRTLLYTNKSPQVITYPVGQEIFSPFAKFTFHEMDVIQYSQLTLNPHRIHWDKLYCQNVEKYKDIVVQGPFILQIMLRSIKEHSFLGAVDIATIKYRNVNFVYPETELQICVDSTKKTFYMRDVLDTSKIYAILQILN
- the RRP4 gene encoding exosome non-catalytic core subunit RRP4 (similar to Saccharomyces cerevisiae RRP4 (YHR069C); ancestral locus Anc_5.345); its protein translation is MSEVITVVKRKGVFENDAAFNGDRIDLSSEDEMMSDADEENSISRRDTDSPIVTPGELITDDPVWMRGHGTYFLDNVTYSSVVGTVSKVNKLLSVVPLKGRYAPETGDHVVGRISEVGNKRWKVDIGAKQHAVLMLGSVNLPGGILRRKSENDELQMRSFLKEGDLLNAEVQSLFQDGSASLHTRSLKYGKLRDGQFCGVASSLIVKSKNHTHNLPGNVTVVLGVNGYIWLRKTSQMDLARDLNSVGAAGGASTPKGTNGPTGAVSLNPTTNVSITRLEEESSWQIYSDKNDPNISDSIKLTITRYANVIKALAFCEIGITQERIISAYESSMVYRNVGSLIEREVMESLGADVINGEKMRGTGV
- the RRP3 gene encoding RNA-dependent ATPase RRP3 (similar to Saccharomyces cerevisiae RRP3 (YHR065C); ancestral locus Anc_5.337), which gives rise to MAGDKIRKKSKATKETASLVAKIKAKALENQKKISTNDEEVHSDGVSDFKPSSKQAEKNADVSTQDDDDEESFESFEELNLVPELLEACKNLNYSKPTPIQSRSIPPALKGKDIIGLAQTGSGKTAAFAIPILNSLWHDQQPYYACILSPTRELAQQIKETFDSLGSLMGVRSVCIVGGMNMMDQARDLMRKPHIIIGTPGRLMDHLENTRGFSLRNLKYLVMDEADRLLDMEFGPVLDRILKIIPTQGRTTYLFSATMTSKIDKLQRASLTNPVKCAVSTKYQTVDTLVQTLMVVPGGVKDTYLVYLLNEFIGKSMIIFTRTKANAERISGLANLLQFSATALHGDLNQNQRTGALDLFKAGRRSILVATDVAARGLDIPSVDVVINYDIPVDSKSYIHRVGRTARAGRSGKSISLVSQYDLELILRIEEVLGKKLPKENVDKDIVLALRDSVDKANGEVVKEMSRRNKEKQARGKGRHGRMMLKDGSDKEER